The genomic DNA CTCCCCACGTCGAGCACCGAGCGACCGGCGAGGTCGAGCCGCGAGAGCGCCGCCAGCGCCAGGCCGGTGGTCTCGTGGTGACCCGTCCCGAAGGCCGCACCCGGGTCGAGCCACAGCACGGTCTGGCCGGCGGCCAGCTCGACGCGCGCGTGGCTCGGCGCCACCACCAGGTGACCGAACGTCACGGGCCCGAGCCCGGCCTGGTAGCGCGCCACGTAGTCGACGGCGGGCACCTCGCTCCAGGTGCCCGCGACGGGAAGGTCCACCTCGGCCTCGAAGTAGGCGATGACGGCCACCCCCTCGAGGTCGTCGTCCTCTTGCACCCCGAGGCAGCCGAGGTCCCAGAGCGCCGCCAGCTCGGGCGACTCGCCGCTCAGCCCCGCGATCCTGACGGCCTTCAAGCGACCACCTTGGGCGGCGTCAGGCGCGCGTCGCGCGTGACGATCTCGAAGCCGAGGCGTTCG from Trueperaceae bacterium includes the following:
- a CDS encoding 50S ribosomal protein L11 methyltransferase, whose protein sequence is MKAVRIAGLSGESPELAALWDLGCLGVQEDDDLEGVAVIAYFEAEVDLPVAGTWSEVPAVDYVARYQAGLGPVTFGHLVVAPSHARVELAAGQTVLWLDPGAAFGTGHHETTGLALAALSRLDLAGRSVLDVGSGSGLLAIAADRLGAERALGVDVDASTVAVARANARRNRSRARFAAGSLATKGLPGRFDVIVANLYAELHRDLFPQYARRLVVGGRLLLTGILADRRDVVVGAAPRCLTPAGEERDGEWLLLEFERAGAPCG